One Streptosporangium becharense genomic window, ACGGCGGCTACGGCTACATGACCGAGTACCCCGTCGCGAAGGCCTGGCTGGACAGCCGCGTCCAGACGATCTACGGCGGAACCACCGAGATCATGAAGGAGATCATCGGCCGTTCCTTCGGCTTCTGACCGCGCGGCGGCCACCGCCCCACGCCCCGGCCGTCACGGGACCACCGCCTCCAGGCTCGATCGCGCCTGCCCCGCCGTCACGGAACCACCGACTTCGGGCTCGCTCGCCCCGCGTCCCGGTCGCGGCGGGACCGCCGATCCCCGGGGCTCGATCACCCGTGCCCCGGCCGCGCCGGCACCACCGGTTCCGGGGCTCGGCGGTCCCGCCGTGAGACTCGCCGTCGCCCCGGGTGCGGCGTCCGCCGACGGGTATCGGCCGGAACCGTCAGTTCTGGACGATCTCCTCGATCTGGATGGCCGTCCCATCCTTGATCGTCACCTTGGCGAAGAGGACACCGCCCTTCTTGAGCACCTTCTGCAGCTGCTCCCCGGAGCACCGGTGCGGGAGCTCGCCGTCGTCGCAGACCGTCCCCTGCACGTCCAGGACGACCGTGAAGGGCGTCAGGAGCACCTCCACCTCCTTGTCGCTCTCCGGGGTCACCGTGATCCGGTCCGCTCCCCGCAGGGCGATCTGCCCGAGCACGGTGGCGTCGGTGCCCCGTCCGCCGGGCACGCTGGGGGAAGGATGGGACGGCGTGGACGCCTCCGGCGGGGTCGTGAACGGCACACCGGTCTCCGCGGGCGTCTCGGGAGGAGAGGGCAGAGCGGAGGGAGGCGCGGTCACCGTCACGGTGGAGGCCGGTGCCGCCCCCGACGGACCGTCCCCGCCCGAGCAGGCGGACAGGCCCATCGCGAGGGCGGCCACCAGGACGACGTGCGTTGACTTGAGCGATCTGTTCACGATGGGCAACGATCTCATGAGATCCGCCCCGCGGTTACCCGCCTCGGAAACGGCACCGCCGACGCATACTGGTCAGCGAACCCTTTCCCGAGGTGGTGACGATGGACAGCGGACTGATTCTGCTGGTCTTCCTGGCGTTCCTGTTCGCCTGGGGCCTGAACCGGGTACGGCGTGCCCTCCGGCTCGGCCCGGTCGCGTACGCGGGCGTCATGGTCGCGTTCGTCATCGTGATGCTCGCCGTCTGGGGACAGACGTTCCGCTAGGGCAGACGTTCCGCTAGGGCGGACGTTCCGCCAGGGCGAGCCACCCGCCGCACCCCGCGAGCCACCCGCCGCGCCCCGCGGCTTCCCGGTCGTCCCCGTGACCGGGCACCCGCGGGCCCGCGCGAGCGCGGCTACGCGGACGCCTCCAGCAGCACGGACGCCACCAGCTCCGGGTCGTCGGTCATGGGCACGTGACCGCAGCCCGCGAGCAGCTTCACCCGCTGCCCCGACCATCTCGCGGCCCGCACGGCCTGCCGCCGCAACAGCAGCCGGTCGTGCCGGCCCCAGGCGATCGTGATGGGCACCTTCGGCGGGGCGGGCGGCATCAGCCAGGCGAGCGACTCCAGGGTGGCGTCGAACCCGCGAGCGTCCCGCAGCGCCCGTAGGGCCGCGAGCAGCGCCTGCGGGGGAAGCCGGGAGGGGTGGGCCACCAGCAGACCGGCGGAGAGGATCCGGCCGGACGGGTGCTCCGCGGCCACGTGGGCACGCTCAGGCGGGACGGCCCGGACCGACGCCCGGGCCGCGCGCAGGACGGCTCGCGCGTACGCGAGTTCCGTCCGGTTCCAGAACCCGGCGGGCGAGAGCGCGGTGGCGGTGCGGACCGCCCCCCGGGCCGCCAGTTCGAGGGCGACGTAGCCCCCCAGCGAGTTGCCCGCCACGTGGGGGGCCTGCAGCCCGAGCATGGCGCAGAAGGACTCGACCGCGTCGGCGAGGGTCTCCGCCGTGTACGGCGTCCCGGGGGGCAGCGGCGGCGAGGCGCCGAACCCCGGGAAGTCGACGGCGATCACGTCCCGCTCGGCGGCGAGACGGTCGATCACCGGTGACCACGCCTGCCAGTGGTGTCCGATTCCGTGCAGCAGGACCAGGGGGGACCCCGTTCCGCGGCGTTCGAAGGCCAGCTCCATGTCCCGAGTCAAGCACCGTCGGGGGAAGCGATCCAGCCTTGCCGCACCGGGTTCAGCGCGACTTGGTGGGGATCTCGAACCAGACGGCCTTGCCCTCCTTGGTGGGACGCGAGCCCCAGCGCCTGGCGAGCTGGTCGACGAGATAGAGACCGCGGCCACCCTCGTCGTTCTCACCGGCGCTGCGGATGCGGGGCAGCCGCAGGTCCTGGTCGAAGACCTCGACCCAGACGGACTCGCCGCCGCGGCGGAGGCGGAGGGTGAACTCCTTCTCGTTGACGACCTCGTCCTCGAAACCGGGGATGTCCCACGACTCGTCGAACGCCAGAGGGGGGCCGTCCATCGTCAGCTCCCGGCGCGGGACGCTGGCGCTGGCGGCGTGCAGCACGACGTTGGTCACCACCTCGGAGACGAGCAGGCAGGCGAGCTCGGCGCGCTCCTCGGGGACGTTCCAGTCGGCGAACGCCTCCGACGCCATCCGGCGGGCCTCACCCACCATGATCGGCTGAGCCGGGAAGGTGCGTTCCTGGACGTCCAGGTTCTCCGGCGCGGAGCGGACCACCAGGAGGGCCGTGTCGTCGTCGATCTCACCGGGCACCGCGGCGATCGCGGCGTCGGCGATGCCCTCCACGGAGGTGTCGCCGATCCGGACGAGCTTGTCGCAGAGAACCGCGAGGGTCTCCTCCAGACCGGACGTCCTGCCTCCGGCCTCGCGGAGCGGCCGACGGTCGACGAGCCCGTCGGTGTACAGCAGCAGCGCGGCCCCGGGGGGAAGCGTCCGGGTCTCCTCCTTGTAGACCAGGTCCGCGGGAAGACCCTTGGCCCGCACGCCGAGCGGCTGGCCGACCTCGTGGATGTCGAGCTCGGTGCAGGTCTCGCCGATGAGCAGCAGCGGCGGGGCGTGGCCGGCGTTGGCGAAGGACAGCTGCCGCGACCAGGCGTCGTACACCAGGTACTGGCAGGTGACGATGGGCGGGACGCTGACGTCGGCGCCGCTGTCGTCCTGCTCGGGGGTGGCGATGATGCGCGTCCACTCGTCGAGCCTGGCGAGGATCTCCGCGGGCGGCTTGTCGTCCTGGGCGAAGGCCCGCAGGGCGGCGCGCAGTTGCCCCATGACGGCCGCCGCCTTGGCGCCGCGGCCCTCGACGTCGCCGATGACGATGCCGACCCGGCCCGCCGAGAGCGGGATGACGTCGTACCAGTCGCCGCCGACCTGGGTCTGGATGCCCTGCCCGTGGCTGGCCAGGGGCGCCGCCGGGTAGTAGCGGACCGCGATCTCCAGCCCGTCGAGCTGCGGCAGCGCGCGGGGAAGCAGGTGCTTCTGGAAGGACTCGGCGGTGTGCCGCTCCTCCTCGAACAGCAGCGCGTTGTCGACGGCCAGGGCGACCCGGGTGGCGATGGCCCCCACGAAGTCGCGGTCGAAGGCGTCGTAGTGCGGGCTGCGCCGGTCGGTCAGGTTGGACAGCCCCAGATACATCAGCCCCAGGGTCTCGCCCCGCACGCTCAGCGGCGCGACGATGGCCGAGGTCATGCCGATCTCGGCGGCGAGACGGGTGTTGGCCTCACCGGGACTGGGGTAGCTGGTCTGCGAGAAGTCCTCGACCAGGATCGTCTCCTGGCGGCGCAGCGCGATGTCGGCGTAGTGCCCCGTCGGGTAGCGGATCTCCGCGCCGACCGGCGCCCAGGTGTCGGGCGGCGGGCTCCAGCCCTGGACGTGGGTGGAGACCCTGCGCACCAGCCGGTCACCCTCCACCAGCTCGATGAAGCAGTGGTCGGCGAACTGCGGGACCAGCATCTCCGCGACGCGTTTGAGCGTCTCCTCGACGTAGAGGGACCCGGCGAGCCGCTCGCCGATCCGCTCCAGGAGGCCGAAGCGGTCCTTCTCCCGCTCGTTGCTGCGCATCGCCTCGCGGGCGGTGATGACGATGCCCGTCACCGATCCGGAGGGGTGGCGCAGCGGCACGGCCTGGGCACGGACGTAGATGATCGTCCCGTCTCCGCGCCTGACGTCGAACGTGCCCTCCCAGACTCCGCCCTTGAGCACGTGCTTGGAGAGCTCGACCGCCAGCGGGTGGTCCTTCTCCATGATGCCGAGGGAGAGGGACCGGTCGCGGGGCCCGGACGTTCCGGGACGCCCGAACAGCCTCTCGGCGAACGGATTCCAGTAGAGGAGGTTGCTGAACCGGTCGGTGACGACCACCGCCATCTCGGCCTGGTCCAGAACGGAACCGGCTGTGAGGTGGTCGGCGGAGTCTTGGGAAACATCCCCCCACCGCTTCATCCGGTGACCGCCCCTCGGGGGCGGGTGTGCGCAAAGCGAACCACGGTTGCTCCTGCTGCTGTCTCGGTCTGGGAGTGGAGGGCCTCCCGAACGGGATTCAACCAACAAGCAGAGGGGCCCCGGTCAGCGCGTGGAGACGAAGACGTGCGCGGCGATGTCCCGCGGCAGAACCGCTGGGGAGTTGTCCGCTTCGTCGTCACCTGTCACCCGCACACCGTCGTCGCTCGTCGCGAGCGTTACCTCGCGTCCGGGTTGTATCCCAACTTGCTTGAGTTTAAGCATCACAGCCGGATCGCTTTGCACTTGTTCGCTAATTCGCCGCACGACAGCGGGTATATCTCTGGGTCCCGCCAGAGCGGCCATCGACGGCAGCGACTCGTAGTGGCCGTCGGACACGCCGGGGACGCCCAGCTCCTCCAGCCCCGGAATCGGGTTGCCGTGCGGATCCTGGGTGGGGTGGTTGAGCAGGCTGACCAGCCGCGCCTCCACCGACTCGGACATGACGTGCTCCCAGCGGCACGCCTCGATGTGCACCTCCTCCCAGGGGAGGCCGATGACCTGGGTGAGGAGGCACTCGGCGAGACGGTGCTTGCGCATGACGCGGGTGGCGAGCGTGCGGCCCAGGTCGGTCATGGTCAGGTGGCGGTCGCCCTCGACGCGGACCAGACCGTCGCGTTCCATGCGGGCGACCGTCTGGCTGACGGTGGGACCGCTCTGCTGCAGCCTCTCGGCGATACGCGCGCGCAGGGGGACGATGCCCTCCTCTTCGAGCTCGAAGATCGTACGAAGGTACATCTCCGTGGTGTCGATAAGGCCGTGTGCGGTCAAGGCTCCTCCCGTCCTCTCTCGATGCTACGTCCATCGCACGGTGTTCCCGAGAGGTTCCCGAGGGGCCGGCGCGGAACTAGGAAGCCTGGAAGTCAGACCCTATTGGGAGATGGACCCGTGATGGCAAAGCAAGGCAACGCCCGGAGGCGGCAAATCCTTCCCGCCCTGCTCACAGACTCCTGACGGCGGGGCGGTACGCCCGGAACGCCGGTACGGCGAGCCCCACCGCGAGCACCGCCACCGCGCAGGCGAGCCCGCCGCCCACCCACGCCCCGGTGGCGCCGAACCACGAGGCGGTGACCCCGGCCCGCAGGTCCCCCAGCCGGGGCCCTCCGGCGACGACCACCGTGAACACGCCCTGCATCCTCCCCCGCATGTCGTCCGGCGCGTGGGTCTGCAGGATCGTCTGCCGCCAGACAGCGGAGACCAGGTCGGCGGCCCCGCCGAACGCCAGCAGCGCGACCATCAGCCAGAGCTGGTCGACGAGCCCGGCGGCGGCCACGGAGAGCCCCCAGGCGGCGATGACGTAGGTGAGCGCCAGGCCCTGGCGCCGGACCCGGCCCACCCACCCCGACAGCAGGCCGCCGAGCAGCGAGCCGATGGCGATGCTCGCCGACAGCCAGCCGAACGCGACCGGCGAACCGGCGAACCGCTCGTCGACGATCTCCGGGAACAACGCCCTGGGCAGCGCGAACGCCATGGCGATGACGTCCACGGCGAACGACATCAGCACGACCGGGTGTCCGGCGACGTAGCGCAGGCCGTCCACCACCGACCGCAGGCCGGGCCGGGCCGTCTCGCCGAGCGGTTCCAGTCTCGGCAGCCGTACCGCGGCGTAGAAGCCCGCACCGAAGAGCACGGCGTCGATCAGGTACGCCACGGCGAAGCCGCCCCGGGCGAGCACGACCCCGCCCAGCAGCGGCCCCACCACGGTGCCGAGACTGCTCGCCAGGAAGTTGAGCGTGTTGGCGGCCGGGACCAGGTCGCCGGGGACGAGCCTGGGGATGATCGCGCCTCTGGTCGGCCCGGTGATGGCGAAGCCCGTGGCGTGCACGGCCACGGTGGCCAGCAGCAGGCCGACGTTCGTGGCGCCCAGCGCGGCCTGGACCAGGAGCGCGAGCGTCGCCGCCCAGGCGATCACCGCACCGATCATGAGCAGCTTGCGCCGGTCGACCGCGTCGGCGACGGCTCCGCCCCAGAGCCCGAAGACGACCAGGGGGATGAGGTTGGCCGGGCCGAGCATGCCGACCCAGAAGGACGACTTGGTGATCGCGTAGAGCTGCGCGCTGCCCGCGACCGAGGTGAGCTGGAAGCCGATGAACGACACGCCCTGCCCCGCCCAGAGCCGCCGGTAGGCGGGGATGCCGAGCGGACGCGTGTCGGCCGCGTGCCTCCGCACGAAGTCCCCGAAGCCCACCCGTCCCCCTCCACCTATCAGACATATAGCGATATATCAGTAAGTGGGAGGGAAGGTATCAGGGGGCGAGGCGTTCGATGACCCAGGAGGAGCCCGAGCGGCGGTAACGGAGACGATCATGCATACGGTCGGTGCGGCCCTGCCAGAACTCCACCTCGGCGGGCACCACCCGGAACCCGCCCCAGAAGTCGGGAACCGGCGGATCGTCCGGCCAGCGGGCCGACAGCTCCTCGTAACGGGCGTCCAGCTCCTCCCGGGAGTGCACGACCGCCGACTGCCGCGAGGCCCAGGCCCCGATCCTGGACCCGTACGGACGGGACCTGAAGTAGGCGGCCGACTCCTCGCGCGGCAACCGCACCACCGACCCCTCCACCCGGACCTGACGGCGGATGGAGTGCCAGGGGAACAGCAGGGCGGCGCGCGGGTTCTCCGCGAGGTCACGGCCCTTGCGCGACTCGTAGTTGGTGTAGAAGACGAACCCGTTCTCGTCGTACCCCTTCAGCAGAACGGTCCTGGCCGTGGGCCGGCCGCCCGCCGAGGCGGTCGCGAGCACGGCCGCGTTCGGTTCCGGAAGTCCGGCGTCCACGGCCTCGCCGAACCAGAGGGCGAACTGTGACACGGGGTCGGGGGCGAGGTCTGCCTCCCGCAGGGGCAGCCCTTCGTACGTGCGGCGGAGTCCCGCCAGCGAAGGCGGTCGCGATGTGGCATCCACGGGAAGGTATTCTCGCGTGCCGAGCCGGAGGTACACGCGCTACCCCCTACCTGGGACGTTCGCGTTTCGACGGGTCCGGCGGCACACCGCCTCAGCCCAGGGGGTTGAATATGACCCGCCGGTATCTCGACATCAAGGCTTTGACTTCAAGAAAGGGAGGCGGCCGAGAATGTCCGACTTCAAACCCGGGCTCGAGGGCGTAGTGGCCTTCGAGACGGAGATCGCGGAACCGGACAAAGAAGGGGGCGCCCTGCGGTACCGGGGCGTCGACATCGAAGAGCTGGTCGGCCGCGTCTCCTTCGGACACGTGTGGGGCCTGCTCGTCGACAACAAGTTCCAGCCGGGGCTCCCCCCGGCCGAGCCTTACCCCATTCCTGTCCACTCCGGTGACATCCGCGTCGACGTGCAGAGCGCCCTGGCCATCCTGGCCCCCGCGTACGGCTTCAGGCCGCTGCTCGACATCGACGACGACCAGGCCCGCGCGGACCTGGCCAGGGCCAGCGTCACGGCGCTGAGCTTCGTCGCCCAGTCCGCCCGCGGGCTCGGCAAGCCGATGGTCCCCCAGAGCGAGGTCGACAAGGGGCAGAGCATCGTCGAGCGGTTCATGATCCGCTGGCAGGGCGAGCCCGACCCCAAGCACGTCAAGGCCATTGACGCCTACTGGACCTCCGCGGCCGAGCACGGCATGAACGCCTCCACGTTCACCGCCCGTGTCATCGCCTCCACCGGCGCCGACGTGGCCGCGGCGCTGAGCGGCGCGGTCGGCGCGATGTCCGGTCCGCTGCACGGCGGCGCCCCCGCCCGCGTGCTGCACATGATCGAGGGTGTCGAGCAGGTCGGCGACGCCAAGAAGTACGTCCAGTCGGAGCTCGACAAGGGCCAGCGCCTGATGGGCTTCGGCCACCGCGTCTACCGGGCCGAGGACCCCCGGGCGCGCGTGCTCCGCCGCACCGCCAAGGAGCTCGACGCTCCGCGCTACGAGGTGGCCGCGGCGCTGGAGAAGGCCGCCCTGGAGGAGCTGCACGCCCGCAAGCCCGACCGGGTGCTCGCCACCAACGTCGAGTACTGGGCCGCGGTCATCCTGGACTTCGCCCAGGTTCCCTCGTCCATGTTCACCTCGATGTTCACCTGCGCACGCACCGCGGGCTGGGCCGCCCACATCCTGGAGCAGAAGCGCACGGGCAGGCTGGTCCGCCCCAGCGCCAACTACGTGGGTCCGTCGCAGCGCTCGGTGAACGACGTTCCCGGGGCCGCCGAGGTCGTCGGCGCCCTCTGACCCGTGTCACGGCTGCCGCGTGGCATCCCGCGCGGCAGCCGTTCCGCGACCGGCCCGTGTCCGCCCCACACCGGTCCGTGACGGACCGTGACGATCTGTGACTGGCCGTGACATACGGCGTCCGCTCCGTCCGCTCCGTCCGCTCTGTGCCGACCGGCGTCCCGGCCGTGCCCGGAGGGTCTCTCCCGGATGTCCGGACACGCCCTCGCGTCTCAGAATCCGGACCCCGTCCTGGACCGATCCCCGGGCTCAGTAGGCTGGTCAGGTGGCTGACATCGTGATTCCCTCTGACATCAAGCCCGCCGACGGCCGTTTCGGCTGCGGGCCCTCGAAGGTGCGCCCCGAGCAGCTCGCGGCTCTCGCGGCCTCCGGATCCAGCGTGATGGGCACCTCCCACCGCCAGAAGCCGGTCAAGTCGCTCGTCGGACGCGTCCGTGCGGGGCTGTCGGAGCTGTTCTCCCTTCCCGAGGGGTACGAGGTCGTCCTCGGCAACGGCGGCACGACCGCGTTCTGGGACATCGCCGCCTTCGGGCTCATCCGTGACAGGTCGCAGCACCTGCACTTCGGCGAGTTCTCCTCCAAGTTCGCCTCCGTGGCGGCGAAGGCCCCGTGGCTGGGCGACCCGAGCGTCATCACGTCGGAGGTCGGCAGCCACCCCGAGGCCCGCACCGAGGAGGGCGTCGACGTCTACGCCCTCACCCACAACGAGACCTCCACCGGTGTCGCCATGCCCATCAGGCGTGTCGGCCAGGAGGGCTCCCTCGTGCTCGTCGACGCCACCTCCGGCGCCGGCGGCCTGCCCGTCGAGGCGAGCGAGTTCGATGTGTACTACTTCGCCCCGCAGAAGAGCTTCGCCTCCGACGGCGGCCTGTGGATCGCCCTCATGTCGCCGGCCGCGCTGGCCCGGGTGGACGAGATCGCCTCCAGCGGCCGTTACATCCCCGAGTTCTTCAGCCTGCCGGTGGCGATCGACAACTCGTCCAAGGACCAGACCTACAACACCCCGGCCGTCGCCACGCTCTTCCTGCTCGCCGACCAGATCGAGTGGATGAACGGCAACGGCGGCCTGGCCTGGACGACCGCCCGCTCGGCCGAGTCGGCCCGGCGCCTCTACACGTGGGCGGAGAAGACCTCCTACACCACCCCGTTCGCCGGACCGGAGTTCCGCTCCAACGTGGTCGGCACGATCGACTTCGCCGACGGGGTGGACGCCTCCGCGGTCGCCAAGGTCCTGCGCGCCAACGGCATCGTCGACACCGAGCCCTACCGCAAACTCGGCCGCAACCAGCTTCGCGTCGCGATGTTCCCGGCCATCGACCCCGACGACATCGAGGCTCTGACCACCTGCATCGACCACGTGGTCGAGCGCCTCTAGGCGGCGCGCGGGCGGGTGCCGGCGACCGGCTCCCGCCCGCGACGCCCCGATCCGGCTCGCCCCCGGGCACCCGGGCATCCGGTGGCCATGCCCGCGGGCCCTAGGGCAGCACCGCGGTGCCCTGGTTCTGGGCGTGGGCCCGTTCCCCCGCGCGCCGGGCGAGCTCGTGCAGCAGGCGCAACGCGTCGTCCGGGTCCACCCTCTCGGCGAAGCGCGAGAGCACCGGGGCCCGGTCGGGGCTGCCGGCCAGGGCGTCCAGCATCAACCCGGCGACGTGCTCGTCCCGCGAGTGGCTGGCGGTGTAGCGGAAGGCGTTGCGCGAGGGCGCCCGCTGGAGCAGTCCTTTCCTGACGAGCCGCTCGGCGACGGTCTGCACCGTGGTGTACGCCAGCGGGCGTTCGGCCCCGTCGTTGAGCATGTCCTGCACCTGGCGGACCAGCAGTGGTTCCTTGCAACCCCACAGCACATCCATGATCGCGCGTTCCAGGGATCCCAG contains:
- a CDS encoding ATP-binding SpoIIE family protein phosphatase, producing the protein MKRWGDVSQDSADHLTAGSVLDQAEMAVVVTDRFSNLLYWNPFAERLFGRPGTSGPRDRSLSLGIMEKDHPLAVELSKHVLKGGVWEGTFDVRRGDGTIIYVRAQAVPLRHPSGSVTGIVITAREAMRSNEREKDRFGLLERIGERLAGSLYVEETLKRVAEMLVPQFADHCFIELVEGDRLVRRVSTHVQGWSPPPDTWAPVGAEIRYPTGHYADIALRRQETILVEDFSQTSYPSPGEANTRLAAEIGMTSAIVAPLSVRGETLGLMYLGLSNLTDRRSPHYDAFDRDFVGAIATRVALAVDNALLFEEERHTAESFQKHLLPRALPQLDGLEIAVRYYPAAPLASHGQGIQTQVGGDWYDVIPLSAGRVGIVIGDVEGRGAKAAAVMGQLRAALRAFAQDDKPPAEILARLDEWTRIIATPEQDDSGADVSVPPIVTCQYLVYDAWSRQLSFANAGHAPPLLLIGETCTELDIHEVGQPLGVRAKGLPADLVYKEETRTLPPGAALLLYTDGLVDRRPLREAGGRTSGLEETLAVLCDKLVRIGDTSVEGIADAAIAAVPGEIDDDTALLVVRSAPENLDVQERTFPAQPIMVGEARRMASEAFADWNVPEERAELACLLVSEVVTNVVLHAASASVPRRELTMDGPPLAFDESWDIPGFEDEVVNEKEFTLRLRRGGESVWVEVFDQDLRLPRIRSAGENDEGGRGLYLVDQLARRWGSRPTKEGKAVWFEIPTKSR
- a CDS encoding BlaI/MecI/CopY family transcriptional regulator; this translates as MNLGSLERAIMDVLWGCKEPLLVRQVQDMLNDGAERPLAYTTVQTVAERLVRKGLLQRAPSRNAFRYTASHSRDEHVAGLMLDALAGSPDRAPVLSRFAERVDPDDALRLLHELARRAGERAHAQNQGTAVLP
- a CDS encoding citrate synthase 2; this encodes MSDFKPGLEGVVAFETEIAEPDKEGGALRYRGVDIEELVGRVSFGHVWGLLVDNKFQPGLPPAEPYPIPVHSGDIRVDVQSALAILAPAYGFRPLLDIDDDQARADLARASVTALSFVAQSARGLGKPMVPQSEVDKGQSIVERFMIRWQGEPDPKHVKAIDAYWTSAAEHGMNASTFTARVIASTGADVAAALSGAVGAMSGPLHGGAPARVLHMIEGVEQVGDAKKYVQSELDKGQRLMGFGHRVYRAEDPRARVLRRTAKELDAPRYEVAAALEKAALEELHARKPDRVLATNVEYWAAVILDFAQVPSSMFTSMFTCARTAGWAAHILEQKRTGRLVRPSANYVGPSQRSVNDVPGAAEVVGAL
- the serC gene encoding phosphoserine transaminase; its protein translation is MADIVIPSDIKPADGRFGCGPSKVRPEQLAALAASGSSVMGTSHRQKPVKSLVGRVRAGLSELFSLPEGYEVVLGNGGTTAFWDIAAFGLIRDRSQHLHFGEFSSKFASVAAKAPWLGDPSVITSEVGSHPEARTEEGVDVYALTHNETSTGVAMPIRRVGQEGSLVLVDATSGAGGLPVEASEFDVYYFAPQKSFASDGGLWIALMSPAALARVDEIASSGRYIPEFFSLPVAIDNSSKDQTYNTPAVATLFLLADQIEWMNGNGGLAWTTARSAESARRLYTWAEKTSYTTPFAGPEFRSNVVGTIDFADGVDASAVAKVLRANGIVDTEPYRKLGRNQLRVAMFPAIDPDDIEALTTCIDHVVERL
- the pdxH gene encoding pyridoxamine 5'-phosphate oxidase, translating into MDATSRPPSLAGLRRTYEGLPLREADLAPDPVSQFALWFGEAVDAGLPEPNAAVLATASAGGRPTARTVLLKGYDENGFVFYTNYESRKGRDLAENPRAALLFPWHSIRRQVRVEGSVVRLPREESAAYFRSRPYGSRIGAWASRQSAVVHSREELDARYEELSARWPDDPPVPDFWGGFRVVPAEVEFWQGRTDRMHDRLRYRRSGSSWVIERLAP
- a CDS encoding metal-dependent transcriptional regulator codes for the protein MTAHGLIDTTEMYLRTIFELEEEGIVPLRARIAERLQQSGPTVSQTVARMERDGLVRVEGDRHLTMTDLGRTLATRVMRKHRLAECLLTQVIGLPWEEVHIEACRWEHVMSESVEARLVSLLNHPTQDPHGNPIPGLEELGVPGVSDGHYESLPSMAALAGPRDIPAVVRRISEQVQSDPAVMLKLKQVGIQPGREVTLATSDDGVRVTGDDEADNSPAVLPRDIAAHVFVSTR
- a CDS encoding alpha/beta fold hydrolase, with translation MELAFERRGTGSPLVLLHGIGHHWQAWSPVIDRLAAERDVIAVDFPGFGASPPLPPGTPYTAETLADAVESFCAMLGLQAPHVAGNSLGGYVALELAARGAVRTATALSPAGFWNRTELAYARAVLRAARASVRAVPPERAHVAAEHPSGRILSAGLLVAHPSRLPPQALLAALRALRDARGFDATLESLAWLMPPAPPKVPITIAWGRHDRLLLRRQAVRAARWSGQRVKLLAGCGHVPMTDDPELVASVLLEASA
- a CDS encoding MFS transporter; its protein translation is MGFGDFVRRHAADTRPLGIPAYRRLWAGQGVSFIGFQLTSVAGSAQLYAITKSSFWVGMLGPANLIPLVVFGLWGGAVADAVDRRKLLMIGAVIAWAATLALLVQAALGATNVGLLLATVAVHATGFAITGPTRGAIIPRLVPGDLVPAANTLNFLASSLGTVVGPLLGGVVLARGGFAVAYLIDAVLFGAGFYAAVRLPRLEPLGETARPGLRSVVDGLRYVAGHPVVLMSFAVDVIAMAFALPRALFPEIVDERFAGSPVAFGWLSASIAIGSLLGGLLSGWVGRVRRQGLALTYVIAAWGLSVAAAGLVDQLWLMVALLAFGGAADLVSAVWRQTILQTHAPDDMRGRMQGVFTVVVAGGPRLGDLRAGVTASWFGATGAWVGGGLACAVAVLAVGLAVPAFRAYRPAVRSL